DNA from Buchnera aphidicola (Eriosoma lanigerum):
AAAAAAAAAATTTTGTAGAAGAAACATCAAATTCTTGTGATAGTACAAATAATATAAAAAATGACATTAAACATTCTTTAGATATAAATAATAACAATTTGCAATTATTTCATGCTAGTCCATTAATTAGAAAAATAGCTAGGGAAAAAAATATTGATCTATCATGTATTAAAGGGACAGGCCCTAAAAATAGAATTTTAAAATCAGATCTTGATCAATATCATGCTAATAATTTGACTAATAAAAATGATTCTTTATCATGTAATAATTTAAATGAATTGAATAAAAATAAAAATTTGCAAGTTGATCATATTAATGTCATTAAACCGGTGAAATTAACTAAAATACAAATTTCTACTGGTTGTCATCTGTCAAATAATTGGAATAATATTCCACATGTTACTCATTTTGATGAAGCTGATGTAACTGATTTAGATTCTTTTCGTAAAAAATATAATTTAAATATTAATGATCAAATAAATAAAATAACTATGCTATCATTTATAATTAAATTAGTAATTAAAGCATTAAAAATGTTTCCTAAGTTTAATAGTGCTCTTTCTATTGATAAAGAATACATCTTATTTAAAGAACATATTAATATTGGAATTGCTGTAGATACTCCAGATGGATTATTAGTTCCTGTTTTAAAAGAGATACATAATAAAAGTATAGCAGAAATTTCTAAAATATTAAT
Protein-coding regions in this window:
- a CDS encoding 2-oxo acid dehydrogenase subunit E2; the encoded protein is MKIKIPDIGSDIVEVIEVVVKIGDFIHLDQGLILVEGDKTSMEIPAPCSGIVSMINVKVGDKVKTDSIIMLIDTPEIHAIQKKNFVEETSNSCDSTNNIKNDIKHSLDINNNNLQLFHASPLIRKIAREKNIDLSCIKGTGPKNRILKSDLDQYHANNLTNKNDSLSCNNLNELNKNKNLQVDHINVIKPVKLTKIQISTGCHLSNNWNNIPHVTHFDEADVTDLDSFRKKYNLNINDQINKITMLSFIIKLVIKALKMFPKFNSALSIDKEYILFKEHINIGIAVDTPDGLLVPVLKEIHNKSIAEISKILINISNKAREKKLILSDLQDGTFTISNLGSVGGINFTPIINASEVAILGISKCITKPVWNGKIFQPKLMLPLSLSYDHRVINGVEAARFINFLITHLSDIRLFMM